One window of Alkaliphilus metalliredigens QYMF genomic DNA carries:
- a CDS encoding acyl-CoA dehydratase activase-related protein, giving the protein MTIKIGIPRGLWVYDYYPLWKTFYEALGAEVILSNPTNKSILDQGVKNTVDEACLPVKIFNGHVLDLKDKVDYIFVPKIMSVYRKEYICPKFCGLPEMVKHSIPDLPPMIDTEINFNRSRKHLMRTVYEFGSYVTTNKKQIKKAYEEALQEYEKFKKQLKQGALPLDGIVKPYVITDSQEQKEIKKSGNAKRIAIMGHSYNLYDTYGSMNLVKKLQDQNIEIITAEMIDYKVINQYAETLEKKMFWSFGRKLLGTAMYLAVEKNVDGIIYLSSFGCGIDSIIEDLFERKIRKEGGIPFLLITVDEHTGEAGVNTRLEAFMDMIDWRKRDEGNLSAHG; this is encoded by the coding sequence ATGACAATCAAAATTGGTATCCCTAGAGGACTATGGGTGTATGATTATTACCCACTATGGAAGACCTTCTATGAAGCATTAGGGGCAGAAGTCATCTTATCCAACCCTACTAATAAGAGCATTTTAGATCAAGGAGTAAAAAATACCGTTGATGAGGCCTGCTTGCCGGTTAAAATTTTTAATGGACATGTATTAGATTTAAAGGATAAAGTGGATTATATATTTGTTCCTAAGATCATGAGTGTCTATCGCAAAGAATACATTTGTCCAAAGTTTTGTGGATTGCCAGAAATGGTAAAACACTCAATTCCTGATCTTCCCCCGATGATCGATACAGAGATTAACTTTAACCGCTCTAGAAAACATCTCATGAGGACAGTTTATGAATTTGGAAGTTATGTGACAACAAATAAAAAACAGATTAAAAAGGCATACGAAGAAGCCCTACAAGAGTATGAAAAATTTAAAAAACAGCTCAAACAAGGTGCACTACCATTAGATGGAATTGTTAAGCCCTATGTCATCACTGACAGCCAAGAGCAAAAGGAGATTAAAAAGAGTGGGAATGCAAAAAGAATTGCCATCATGGGACACTCCTATAATTTATATGATACCTATGGCTCTATGAATTTAGTTAAGAAGCTACAGGATCAAAATATAGAGATTATCACAGCGGAGATGATAGACTACAAAGTGATTAACCAATATGCTGAAACATTAGAGAAAAAGATGTTTTGGAGTTTTGGAAGGAAATTATTAGGTACTGCTATGTATTTAGCAGTGGAAAAAAATGTAGACGGGATTATTTACTTGTCGTCTTTTGGATGTGGAATTGATTCTATCATTGAAGACTTATTTGAAAGAAAGATTAGAAAAGAAGGTGGCATTCCTTTTCTATTGATTACGGTGGATGAACATACAGGAGAAGCAGGCGTCAATACAAGGTTAGAAGCCTTTATGGATATGATTGATTGGAGGAAGCGTGATGAAGGTAACCTTTCCGCACATGGGTAA
- the cls gene encoding cardiolipin synthase codes for MVEFFRIVTWILLITLAYFNLFNVAPKAVVIGTYPYLVGITIILGLSMIMLRFTHNRFGIIIIQTLLVSTLVFGLFTFVQVWRNSQLFNDYQKNRSGYMDELMQITRKGSQEQDLLNSFQKGIANLIEKNIGIPLTYHNKATLFFQEEEIFDEMIESISQAKHHIHIEFFIIRDDEIGKKFRNILIGKAKEGVEVRIVYDGLGSHGIKRSYVRELREVGVEIVAYDTVIQSILKGKLNHRNHRKLVIIDGKVGFTGGVNIGDEYLGRDDQIGKWKDMQVKIEGEAVNWMQKIFLGDWYYVTDEQLEDERYFPKQDRYDQLPIQLVTSGYDTHWNEISQLYFTMATGAQESLYIATPYLILNDSMIKALETAALRGVDVKIVLPKKADFFLVGWANESYFERLLKASVEIYQYDEGFLHSKVFVADRDVLSVGSANLNTRSLFLDYEVNAVIFDEELVGKMVGELSHNIADSKQLTLKEHQRRSFLQKVKEFIGRLIVPIA; via the coding sequence GTGGTTGAGTTTTTTAGAATTGTAACATGGATTCTTCTCATTACATTAGCTTATTTTAATCTATTCAACGTTGCGCCAAAGGCTGTTGTCATAGGAACATATCCCTATTTAGTAGGAATTACAATAATACTAGGGTTGTCAATGATTATGCTTCGTTTTACCCATAATCGCTTTGGAATTATCATCATTCAAACGCTATTGGTCAGTACCTTAGTTTTTGGACTTTTTACTTTTGTTCAAGTATGGAGGAATTCACAATTATTCAATGACTACCAGAAAAATCGAAGTGGTTATATGGATGAGTTGATGCAGATCACCCGAAAGGGATCCCAGGAGCAGGATCTGCTAAACTCCTTCCAAAAAGGAATCGCAAATCTAATTGAAAAAAATATTGGAATTCCTCTTACTTATCATAATAAAGCTACATTGTTTTTCCAAGAAGAAGAAATTTTCGATGAAATGATTGAATCTATCTCTCAAGCAAAGCATCATATACATATTGAGTTTTTTATCATAAGAGATGATGAAATAGGAAAAAAATTTAGAAACATACTAATAGGGAAGGCCAAAGAAGGGGTAGAAGTTAGGATTGTTTATGATGGACTCGGAAGTCATGGGATTAAGAGAAGTTATGTAAGGGAACTGAGGGAAGTTGGTGTAGAAATCGTTGCTTATGATACGGTCATACAGTCAATTTTAAAGGGAAAGCTTAATCATCGGAATCATAGAAAGCTTGTAATTATTGATGGTAAAGTAGGATTTACTGGTGGCGTTAATATCGGAGATGAATATTTAGGACGAGATGATCAAATTGGAAAATGGAAGGATATGCAGGTGAAAATTGAAGGTGAAGCGGTCAACTGGATGCAGAAAATTTTTTTAGGGGACTGGTACTATGTCACAGATGAACAATTAGAAGATGAGCGATATTTTCCTAAACAAGATCGATATGATCAATTGCCAATCCAATTGGTAACCAGTGGCTATGATACCCATTGGAATGAGATCAGCCAATTGTATTTTACAATGGCCACTGGTGCCCAGGAAAGTCTGTATATTGCAACACCCTACCTTATTTTAAATGATAGTATGATCAAGGCACTAGAAACTGCTGCTTTAAGGGGTGTTGACGTAAAAATAGTACTACCTAAAAAGGCGGATTTCTTTTTAGTTGGCTGGGCCAATGAATCTTATTTTGAAAGGCTTTTAAAGGCTAGTGTAGAGATTTACCAATATGATGAAGGGTTCCTACATTCGAAGGTATTTGTAGCAGATCGTGATGTGCTTTCAGTGGGGTCTGCCAACTTAAATACAAGAAGTCTATTTTTAGACTATGAGGTGAATGCAGTTATATTTGATGAGGAGTTAGTTGGGAAAATGGTTGGAGAGCTAAGCCATAACATAGCTGATAGCAAACAGCTTACCTTAAAAGAGCATCAGAGGAGATCCTTTTTACAAAAGGTGAAAGAGTTCATTGGCAGGCTAATTGTTCCAATAGCTTAA
- a CDS encoding HD domain-containing phosphohydrolase, producing the protein MTNILIKNHDLDTTIKSTLQLAMEMTHSEAGCLYITNFSMRKLTAVEVNGQISKNLVKAFSKANKILSKEQLHRIVEFNKKDKIFQQFQQLDEKLESFIIVPLIVGDDTIGYAVVMHRHDHCDHHSGSYSLQDLRNLKIYSRQAALLLDHIRMNIERGKKDFYLKTIASLVAAIDAKDIYTQNHSSRVAKVTVEFSKDLGLAEDLIESMHYGALLHDIGKIGVLDEILNKPGALTREEFAIIKEHPVKGINILAPMELEKDVLNIIRYHHERYDGMGYPEKLRGNEIPLTARIVSIVDAWDAMTSNRAYRKKLSSEEVTQELKKGKGSQFDPYLVEKFIALIDKFSYR; encoded by the coding sequence ATGACAAATATATTAATTAAAAATCATGATCTAGACACTACGATTAAAAGCACCTTACAGCTAGCTATGGAAATGACCCACAGTGAGGCTGGATGCCTATATATAACAAATTTTAGTATGCGTAAGTTAACGGCAGTAGAAGTAAATGGACAGATATCTAAGAATTTGGTGAAGGCTTTTAGTAAAGCAAATAAAATTTTATCTAAAGAGCAACTACATAGGATCGTAGAATTTAATAAAAAAGATAAAATATTTCAACAGTTTCAGCAATTAGATGAAAAGCTGGAATCATTTATAATCGTTCCTCTTATTGTGGGAGACGATACGATTGGATATGCAGTTGTGATGCATCGACATGATCATTGCGATCATCATTCTGGCTCCTATTCCCTTCAGGATCTCAGAAACCTCAAAATCTATTCTCGACAAGCAGCATTATTGTTGGATCATATTAGAATGAATATTGAACGGGGAAAAAAAGATTTCTATCTTAAAACAATAGCAAGTTTAGTCGCAGCTATTGATGCAAAGGACATTTATACTCAAAATCATTCTTCAAGAGTAGCTAAAGTTACCGTGGAATTTTCTAAGGATCTTGGTTTGGCTGAGGATTTGATAGAATCTATGCATTATGGTGCTCTTCTGCATGATATCGGAAAGATAGGTGTGCTAGATGAAATTTTAAATAAGCCAGGAGCTTTAACAAGGGAAGAGTTTGCCATAATTAAGGAACATCCAGTTAAAGGCATAAACATATTAGCGCCAATGGAACTGGAGAAGGATGTTCTAAACATAATTAGATATCATCATGAGAGATACGATGGTATGGGGTATCCGGAAAAACTGAGAGGAAATGAAATACCCCTCACAGCTAGGATTGTTAGCATCGTAGATGCCTGGGATGCTATGACCAGCAATAGAGCCTATAGAAAGAAATTATCTTCAGAGGAGGTTACACAAGAGCTTAAAAAAGGTAAGGGTTCACAGTTTGATCCATACTTAGTGGAAAAATTTATAGCACTAATTGACAAATTTAGTTATAGATAA
- a CDS encoding sensor domain-containing diguanylate cyclase — MVDKHNEGAILAQLQDQTKLMLLGLFRGLNRQSEKEKSLQLIGRFVQKKLGYQSIYLDVNEGQRTIGIEYLSEEEKLNDEHEIFRFSQPIDFYKEIVMLSEEVEIESIFPRFAQIFSPKSIYSAPVFSQNRLTGLFIVYHCHKKHTSMEMHYTLKQISREMTAVFARIERYNTSLERMLRLTALENILMYDVKEEMDGAEMIQCIVKAIPEATGMERCTLALLTEDGQHLLPHYSTFLEYEVSKDQSYPMDPAKTKDHTGILAIENKEPIVVYDARTDERCDAELAKQLGVYSNITLPVLDIHGRPLGVLYLDNAAYEIFSGEQIRFLQIIARHLGLVISKIDYIANLRIRAKYDGLTGLFNRHTFDTIYEAFYNGIKHEKMDFAILMVDIDNFKEVNDQYGHPVGDEVLRKMARAMQQSLRDHDVIARYGGEEMIIILKGSNPPEAKGIAERIRKSIESLEIQGIRITVSIGMANFRYDSYEKDELITIADKCLYEAKRKGKNQFLSTESK, encoded by the coding sequence ATGGTAGACAAGCACAATGAGGGTGCGATACTGGCGCAATTACAGGATCAAACAAAGTTGATGCTATTAGGACTATTTCGGGGACTTAATAGACAATCTGAAAAAGAAAAGTCGCTTCAACTGATTGGTCGTTTTGTTCAAAAGAAACTAGGATATCAAAGCATCTACCTTGACGTTAATGAAGGACAAAGAACCATTGGGATTGAATATCTTTCTGAAGAAGAAAAACTGAATGATGAGCATGAAATTTTTCGTTTTTCTCAACCAATAGATTTTTATAAGGAAATTGTAATGCTTTCAGAGGAAGTTGAGATTGAAAGTATTTTTCCTCGCTTTGCTCAAATATTTTCGCCCAAATCAATTTACTCAGCACCAGTTTTTAGTCAAAATAGACTCACTGGATTATTTATTGTATATCATTGCCACAAGAAACATACGTCTATGGAGATGCACTATACATTAAAACAGATTAGTAGAGAAATGACTGCAGTATTTGCTCGGATCGAAAGATACAATACTTCTTTAGAAAGAATGCTTCGATTAACTGCCTTAGAAAATATTTTAATGTACGATGTGAAGGAAGAAATGGATGGAGCTGAAATGATCCAATGCATCGTGAAGGCAATCCCTGAAGCCACTGGAATGGAAAGATGTACATTGGCCCTACTCACTGAGGACGGTCAACATTTGCTCCCACACTATTCAACCTTTCTTGAGTATGAGGTCAGCAAGGACCAAAGCTATCCCATGGATCCTGCAAAAACAAAAGATCATACTGGTATTTTAGCCATAGAGAATAAAGAACCTATTGTTGTTTATGACGCAAGAACAGATGAAAGATGCGATGCTGAGCTAGCAAAACAATTGGGCGTATACTCCAACATCACACTACCGGTTTTAGATATCCATGGAAGACCCTTGGGTGTGCTTTATTTAGATAATGCTGCATATGAGATTTTTTCCGGTGAACAAATTAGATTTTTGCAAATCATTGCTAGGCACCTAGGACTTGTGATTTCTAAGATTGATTATATAGCAAATTTACGGATCAGAGCTAAATATGATGGATTAACAGGATTATTTAATCGACATACCTTTGACACAATTTATGAGGCATTTTATAACGGGATCAAACATGAAAAAATGGATTTTGCCATTTTAATGGTTGATATTGATAATTTTAAAGAGGTAAATGATCAATATGGGCACCCGGTAGGGGACGAAGTATTAAGGAAGATGGCTAGGGCTATGCAGCAAAGTCTAAGAGATCATGATGTTATTGCCAGGTATGGTGGAGAAGAGATGATCATTATTTTAAAAGGTTCCAATCCTCCTGAGGCCAAAGGGATTGCAGAAAGAATCAGAAAATCAATTGAATCTCTTGAAATTCAAGGAATAAGGATAACGGTCTCAATTGGAATGGCAAACTTTCGATATGATAGTTATGAAAAAGATGAGTTGATTACCATTGCAGATAAATGTCTATATGAGGCTAAAAGAAAAGGCAAGAATCAATTCCTATCAACAGAATCAAAATAA
- a CDS encoding phosphate/phosphite/phosphonate ABC transporter substrate-binding protein: MKAISVNKVSHFKKNVVLFGLISVLLVTLSILTGCSTGEPAPDDSSSPNTSTSTTEADPRSDWPKTIGFALLPTEDMEFLGKTYEPFIKYLEERLDVTIELHFPTDYTATVEAMRGGHVEISTFGPFSFVLAHDRANAEPVAIRLTTPEDEPTYESFIITRKSTGIETVADLKDKNFAYADPASTSGHLFPKAHIMEQMNLSLSEVDSDFFANTVFSGSHEASFLSVLNGDVDAAAIYDRAWTRFYERNSNHPNIDEMIVIDKTKPIPNSPFTVRGDLPESFKKELQDAMIDLINHQDDPEILAFLQETDAMGGYFLADMSTYQIVRDTATLLEMD; this comes from the coding sequence ATGAAAGCAATAAGCGTGAACAAAGTATCCCACTTCAAGAAAAATGTCGTATTATTTGGTTTGATTTCAGTATTACTAGTGACTTTAAGTATTTTGACAGGTTGTTCAACCGGTGAACCTGCTCCTGATGATTCTTCAAGCCCTAACACGTCAACCAGTACCACTGAAGCAGACCCTAGATCTGACTGGCCAAAAACCATCGGTTTTGCACTTTTGCCTACTGAAGATATGGAGTTTTTAGGAAAAACCTATGAACCCTTTATCAAATATTTAGAAGAACGTCTTGATGTCACAATTGAACTTCATTTTCCTACAGACTATACAGCCACCGTTGAAGCCATGCGAGGTGGACATGTGGAAATATCTACTTTCGGACCATTTTCTTTTGTATTAGCACATGACCGTGCAAATGCTGAGCCTGTTGCTATTCGTCTAACAACACCGGAAGATGAACCAACCTATGAGTCTTTTATCATTACAAGAAAGAGCACTGGCATAGAAACAGTGGCAGATTTAAAAGACAAAAATTTTGCTTATGCGGATCCTGCATCTACTTCTGGGCATTTGTTTCCAAAGGCTCATATCATGGAGCAAATGAATTTATCTCTTAGTGAAGTTGATAGTGATTTTTTTGCAAATACAGTGTTTTCTGGTTCACATGAAGCTTCCTTCTTATCGGTATTAAATGGTGATGTGGATGCAGCAGCGATTTATGATCGTGCTTGGACTCGATTTTATGAACGAAATTCAAACCATCCAAATATCGATGAGATGATTGTTATTGACAAAACAAAACCGATTCCAAACTCTCCCTTTACCGTAAGAGGTGATCTTCCTGAATCTTTCAAAAAAGAATTGCAAGATGCTATGATTGACCTGATTAATCATCAAGATGATCCTGAAATTTTAGCATTCCTACAAGAAACCGATGCTATGGGTGGATACTTTTTAGCAGATATGAGCACGTATCAAATTGTACGAGATACTGCAACACTTTTAGAAATGGATTAA